ATGAAATTAAAAAGGAAGCAATAACATTGGACCTTCCAGCCTTTAACCAAGATATAAGCAAGGATATTAAAAGAGTCGTAGTAGAAGGTGACGGCATAGAGCAATTTAGAGTCGAAGGAATAAACGAAAGAAATGTCTCCATGTTTGGTACATACAGACAAGACAGTACAATCGAAAAGATAGAAAAAGCAGAGGATTATCTTACCATTACGGATAAAGGAGATACACTGTATATTAGGGTGAAGGAGCGTCCGCATCAAACAGGATTGTATGAAGATTATTCAAGTTTGGATGCTACTCTGCTTGTGCCGACAGATGTCCAACTGGAGCTTGCTGATCTTTGGAGCAATATTTCTCTTAATCCAAGAAATTTGAACAGTGATTGGAAAATAGCAGGTACAGGGGAGATCGGATTGGATATTAGAGAGACAGATAATGTTCGTGTCTCCGTCCAAAATACGGACATATACAATAAAGAGGACCAGAATTGGAAGTTTGCTAAGCTGGATAATGACATAGACGGGAACGCGGATTCAGCTAGTGAAATGGAAGTCACAACGCCTAATGCTACCCTTGAAAAAGGAAAAGCGGAAAATCATATATATGTATCCAATAGTGACACATTGATCTTAAATAATATGAAATAAGAATTTAATCAAACGTTTGTTTAATTTTATAAAACAGGCAAAAGCGGTTGGAACGCCTATTATTAGGGTATAATTGATAGCAGATTTCTAAATCCTGCAGAGCATTTTTCGCAGGATACTAAATATTGCCTAATGAAGTAGTTTTCGTATATGATGTTAGATGGTAGAAACAAGTCATGAAATTATGAAATAGGATGATGGGTATGAAAAGGGCTAGAATTATATATAATCCTACATCAGGCCGGGAAGCTTTTAAGAAGCATTTACCGGAGGTGCTGAAAAAACTGGAGAACGCAGGGTATGAAACATCCTGCCATGCTACGACAGGTCCAGAGGACGCTACAACAGCGGCAAGGATTGCAGTAGAAAGAAGATATGATCTTGTTGTTGCTGCAGGCGGTGACGGGACGATTAATGAAGTAGTAAATGGGCTTGCAGAGCAGGAGTACCGGCCGAAGCTTGGGATTATCCCAGTGGGAACGACTAATGATTTCGCAAGAGCCTTGCATATCCCCCGAGATATTGAAGCTGCTGCCGATATAATTGCAAAAGGAGACACAATTCCTGTTGATATCGGACGGCTGAATGAAGATAAGTACTTCATCAATATTGGCGGCGGAGGCAATTTGACAGAGCTTTCTTATGAAGTGCCAAGCAAGTTAAAAACAATGCTTGGACAGCTTGCCTATTATTTAAAGGGTATGGAAAAGCTGCCTTTCATTAAAGCAACGAAAGTAAAGATAGAATACGACGGCAAATTGTTTGAGGGAGAAGTCATGCTGTTTTTAATTGGGCTGACTAACTCTGTCGGAGGGTTTGAGAAACTTGCGCCAGGCTCTTCCATTAATGATGGTCTATTCTCTTTGCTAATCTTGAAAAAGGCAAATTTAGCTGATTTTATTCGAATCGCTACATTGGCTCTGCGCGGAGAGCATATTAATGATCCAAGCGTTATCTATGTTAATGCCAACCACATTAAAGTAACATCAGAGGAAAAGGTTCAACTAAATCTCGACGGTGAATTTGGCGGGGTTCTTCCAGCTGAATTTGTTAATTTGTACAGACATTTTGAAGTGTTTGTTCCAATAGACAGTATCCGTGATGAGGACCGTCCTGATAAAGAGACAGCAGTAAAAGAAACAGACGAGTAAAGCTATAGAGTGAGGATGACTCACTCTATCCACCACTCTTTTAACCCCCAAAAAAGCCCCTTTTTTCCATTGTTTTCAACTGACCAAAAACGAACAAGGATTATAGATTACAGGAAAAGTATGATACAATTTGTTCGGTATACTTTTTAAAAGATAAATGTAGCAAAGGAAGTAGACAATGAGCAGAACATTGCCCGTTCAAAAGAACGATATAATAGATATAGTATTTGAAGATTTGACACATGACGGCTCTGGTGTAGCAAAAGTTGAAGGTTATCCACTGTTTATCCCCAATGGACTTCCTGGAGAAAAAGCAAAAGTTAAAGTTATTAAAACGAATAAGAATTACGGCTTTGGCAGAATGCTCGAGCTGGAGGAAAAAAGCCCTTACCGAGTGGAAGCACCATGTCCTATTTATAAAGAATGCGGCGGCTGCCAGCTTCAGCATCTTAATTATGAAGGCCAGCTTATAATGAAGCATAAGCATGTCCAGGACGTTCTTACAAGAATCGGGAAAATAGACGCTGTTGTACACCCGACTATCGGGATGCGTGAGCCGTGGCGCTACCGCAACAAAGCACAAGTGCCGATAGGAGAGCATGAAGGCGGATTGATAGGCGGTTTCTATCAGCAGCGCAGCCACCAAATTATCAATATGGAAGCTTGCCTTATTCAACAAGTGGAAAATGATGATGTCGTAAGAGCAGTGAAAGAAATCTGCCAAAAACACGGAGTAAAGGCATATAATGAAGAGCGTCACAAGGGTGAGCTTCGTCATATTATGGCCCGCCGCGGGTTAGTTACCGGTGAAATTATGGTTGTTCTTATCACCAGAACAAATGAAATTACTAACAAAAATAAAATTGTGGATGAAATTGCACAAGCTGTTCCAGGCTTAAAATCAATTATCCACAATGTGAATAACAAAAAAACAAATGTAATTATGGGAGATACGACTAAGGTATTATGGGGACAAGAAACAATCACTGATTATATTGGTGATGTTAAGTTCGCTATTTCTGCCCGTTCTTTCTATCAAGTGAATCCAGAACAGACAAAGGTTCTCTATGAAAAGGCGCTCGAATATGCTAATTTGCAAGGAGAAGAAAGTGTTATTGATGCCTATTGCGGTATAGGCACCATTTCCTTATTCCTCGCTAAAAAAGCGAAAAAGGTATTCGGTGTAGAAATCGTTCCCCAAGCAATAGAAGACGCAGGCAAAAACGCCTTGCTCAATGATATCCACAATGTGGATTTTGCTGTCGGCAAAGCAGAAGAAGTTATCCCCAACTGGTATAAGGAAGGGAATACAGCAGACGTGCTCGTAGTCGATCCGCCAAGAAAAGGCTGTGATGAAGCACTATTGCAGACAATCATTGACATGAAACCGAAAAAGGTCGTATACGTTTCCTGTAATCCGGCAACATTAGCAAGAGATTTACGCGTCCTTGAAGACGGCGGCTATAAAACACTTGAAGTACAGCCTGTGGATATGTTCCCGCAGACAATGCATGTAGAGGCTGTTGCGCAGTTGGTATTAAAATAGAATGCTTCCCGGGTTTCTTTCATGAAATCCGGGATTTATTTTTTTATGCATCTAATTTTAAAGTGCGGGGGAGCTATATGTAGAATTTAAAAGGGGAACTATTAACAGCATAAATAGCAACTAGACTTAGGGATTAATGTGTAAGGATGAAACTATTTATTTTTTTATGGAGTTATTGCTTAAAAACCATTGTTTCTTTCCAATTTTTTTAGTTGGAGCTATTGCCATCACTATCACCGCCTTGAGTTCATATACGATAAGTAAAGAATTAATCACCTGTGCATCAAGAAATGTGCCCCATTTTTCTCTTAGTCTTATCTAATGATTCTTGCGTTCTATATCTATCTTCACTATCTCATAACCATTTCTCCTCCTCTATGCTTCCGTTAATGAGTAGTTGATTATTCTGTGAACAACAAGATAACTTAAAGG
This DNA window, taken from Niallia sp. Man26, encodes the following:
- a CDS encoding diacylglycerol kinase translates to MKRARIIYNPTSGREAFKKHLPEVLKKLENAGYETSCHATTGPEDATTAARIAVERRYDLVVAAGGDGTINEVVNGLAEQEYRPKLGIIPVGTTNDFARALHIPRDIEAAADIIAKGDTIPVDIGRLNEDKYFINIGGGGNLTELSYEVPSKLKTMLGQLAYYLKGMEKLPFIKATKVKIEYDGKLFEGEVMLFLIGLTNSVGGFEKLAPGSSINDGLFSLLILKKANLADFIRIATLALRGEHINDPSVIYVNANHIKVTSEEKVQLNLDGEFGGVLPAEFVNLYRHFEVFVPIDSIRDEDRPDKETAVKETDE
- the rlmD gene encoding 23S rRNA (uracil(1939)-C(5))-methyltransferase RlmD — protein: MSRTLPVQKNDIIDIVFEDLTHDGSGVAKVEGYPLFIPNGLPGEKAKVKVIKTNKNYGFGRMLELEEKSPYRVEAPCPIYKECGGCQLQHLNYEGQLIMKHKHVQDVLTRIGKIDAVVHPTIGMREPWRYRNKAQVPIGEHEGGLIGGFYQQRSHQIINMEACLIQQVENDDVVRAVKEICQKHGVKAYNEERHKGELRHIMARRGLVTGEIMVVLITRTNEITNKNKIVDEIAQAVPGLKSIIHNVNNKKTNVIMGDTTKVLWGQETITDYIGDVKFAISARSFYQVNPEQTKVLYEKALEYANLQGEESVIDAYCGIGTISLFLAKKAKKVFGVEIVPQAIEDAGKNALLNDIHNVDFAVGKAEEVIPNWYKEGNTADVLVVDPPRKGCDEALLQTIIDMKPKKVVYVSCNPATLARDLRVLEDGGYKTLEVQPVDMFPQTMHVEAVAQLVLK